In Cervus elaphus chromosome 3, mCerEla1.1, whole genome shotgun sequence, the following proteins share a genomic window:
- the LOC122678333 gene encoding olfactory receptor 6C2-like, with the protein MENQTSITTFILLGLTDDIRLKILLFIFLFLSYTLSVSGNLSIITLTLIDSHLKTPMYLFLQNFSFLEISFTTACVPRFLYSISSGDKSITYAACASQLLFTDLFAVTEFFLLATMSYDRYVAICKPLHYTIIMSSRVCKNFILFCWVAALIIILPPISLGLELEFCDSNIIDHFCCDASPILKISCSDTWLIEQMVIVCAGLTLIITLMCVVLSYIYIISTILRFPSALQRKKAFSTCSSHMIVVSITYGSCIFIYVKPSAKDEVAINKGISLLITCISPMLNPFIYTLRNKQVKQVFLNSIKNIAFHSKI; encoded by the coding sequence ATGGAAAACCAAACCTCAATAACAACCTTCATCTTGCTGGGGCTGACAGATGACATTCGACTGaaaattttgcttttcatttttctatttctgtcctACACTTTGAGTGTATCTGGAAACTTAAGCATCATCACCCTCACTCTGATTGATTCACATCTTAAAACACCTATGTATCTATTCCTCCAAAATTTCTCCTTCTTAGAGATTTCGTTCACAACTGCTTGTGTTCCCAGATTCCTGTACAGCATATCATCTGGGGATAAGTCCATCACCTATGCTGCTTGTGCCAGTCAACTGTTGTTTACAGACCTATTTGCAGTGACGGAATTTTTCCTCCTGGCCACCATGTCCTACgatcgctatgtggccatctgcaaaccccTGCATTACACAATCATCATGAGCAGTAGAGTCTGCAAGAACTTCATCCTTTTCTGTTGGGTGGCAGCACTGATCATCATACTCCCACCAATTAGTTTGGGCTTAGAACTGGAATTCTGTGACTCGAATATCATTGATCACTTTTGCTGTGATGCTTCTCCTATCCTGAAGATCTCTTGCTCAGACACATGGCTGATAGAGCAGATGGTTATTGTGTGTGCTGGGTTGACCCTCATCATCACCCTCATGTGTGTAGTTCTTTCCTACATTTATATTATTAGTACTATTCTAAGGTTTCCCTCTGCCCTGCAAAGGAAGAAGGCCTTCTCCACTTGTTCTTCCCATATGATTGTTGTTTCCATCACATATGGCAGCTGCATCTTCATTTATGTCAAACCTTCAGCCAAAGATGAAGTAGCTATTAACAAAGGAATTTCGCTCCTTATTACTTGTATTTCACCCATGTTGAATCCCTTTATTTACACACTGAGAAACAAGCAAGTGAAGCAAGTGTTTCTTAACTCAATTAAAAACATTGCATTCCACTCAAAGATATAG